Proteins from one Desulfonema limicola genomic window:
- the ftcD gene encoding glutamate formimidoyltransferase: MKKIIECVPNFSEGRNQDVINAIARAIKETSGCQLLDIDSGVSTNRTVYTFVGEPDSVLKGALAAARTARKHIDMRKHKGEHPRFGAMDVCPFIPVANTDMEECADIARKFGKKAAEELQIPVFLYEEAAEYDYRRKLPDIRYGEYEGLAQKLKDPKWKPDFGPAEFIPEWGATAAGARMFLIAFNINILGTSNQAHRIALNLREAGRGEDQPGRLKEVKAIGWFVDEYNMAQVTANLSNYRVTSIHHLFEEVKKEAAALNVGVAGSELVGIVPLEAILMAADFYIKKDNLFILDEDQKIRLAIDRLGLNSIATFEPNEKIIDYIVSEPPDEPLAQMSLRDFILEVGSRSSAPGGGSVSAVLAAMGTGLGAMVAKLTWGVRKYEALDAKMRKIIQPLHEITRALIPMIDEDTRAFNEYMEGLQMPGNTDKEKKDRLEKMQKGLKTAISVPFKTMKLGDSAWDAMCDAARYGNPASKSDIQVGARALETGIWGAYQNILINMKDIKDQDYKAGILEQAESLAKRAGEKCTEILELLKN, translated from the coding sequence ATGAAAAAAATTATTGAATGCGTGCCGAATTTTTCCGAAGGCCGAAACCAGGATGTTATTAATGCTATTGCCAGGGCAATAAAGGAAACCAGTGGATGTCAGCTTTTGGATATTGATTCAGGGGTTTCAACAAACCGCACTGTTTATACATTTGTGGGTGAGCCGGACTCTGTTCTTAAAGGAGCACTTGCAGCAGCAAGAACAGCCAGAAAACATATTGATATGCGTAAGCACAAAGGAGAGCATCCCAGGTTTGGTGCAATGGATGTGTGTCCCTTTATCCCGGTTGCCAATACAGATATGGAAGAATGTGCTGATATTGCAAGAAAGTTTGGCAAAAAGGCGGCAGAGGAACTGCAGATTCCCGTTTTTTTATATGAAGAAGCTGCAGAATATGATTATCGCCGTAAACTTCCTGATATACGTTATGGGGAGTATGAGGGGCTTGCTCAAAAGCTAAAAGATCCAAAATGGAAACCTGATTTTGGTCCTGCAGAATTTATTCCTGAATGGGGAGCCACTGCCGCAGGTGCGCGTATGTTTCTCATTGCTTTTAATATCAATATTCTGGGAACTTCCAATCAGGCTCACCGAATTGCCCTGAACCTGAGAGAAGCAGGCAGGGGAGAAGATCAGCCCGGACGTTTAAAAGAGGTTAAAGCCATAGGATGGTTTGTTGATGAATATAATATGGCCCAGGTAACAGCTAACCTAAGCAATTACAGGGTAACATCCATACATCATTTGTTTGAAGAAGTTAAAAAAGAGGCTGCAGCTTTGAATGTCGGGGTGGCAGGTTCTGAACTTGTGGGCATTGTACCCCTGGAAGCCATTCTTATGGCTGCTGATTTTTATATTAAAAAAGACAATCTGTTTATACTTGATGAAGATCAAAAGATACGCCTGGCAATTGACCGTCTGGGGCTTAACTCAATAGCTACCTTTGAGCCAAATGAAAAAATCATAGACTATATTGTCTCAGAGCCTCCTGATGAACCCCTTGCCCAAATGAGTCTTCGGGATTTTATCCTTGAAGTAGGCTCAAGGTCGTCTGCTCCAGGAGGCGGGTCGGTTTCAGCAGTACTTGCAGCTATGGGAACAGGGCTGGGGGCAATGGTGGCAAAACTGACCTGGGGAGTACGTAAATATGAAGCTCTGGATGCAAAGATGCGTAAGATTATTCAGCCTCTTCATGAAATTACCAGGGCACTTATACCCATGATTGATGAAGATACCAGGGCTTTTAATGAATATATGGAAGGGCTGCAAATGCCCGGAAACACTGATAAAGAAAAAAAAGACAGGCTTGAAAAAATGCAGAAAGGGCTTAAAACAGCAATTTCAGTACCCTTTAAAACAATGAAGCTTGGAGACAGTGCATGGGATGCAATGTGCGATGCAGCCAGGTACGGCAACCCTGCTTCCAAATCAGATATTCAGGTAGGTGCTAGGGCATTGGAAACCGGGATTTGGGGAGCATATCAAAATATTCTTATTAATATGAAGGATATTAAAGATCAGGATTATAAAGCAGGTATCCTTGAACAAGCTGAATCACTAGCAAAAAGAGCAGGGGAAAAATGTACAGAGATTCTTGAATTACTTAAAAATTAA
- a CDS encoding ATP-binding domain-containing protein, with the protein MPVAIQHYMLLQRNLIYTGITRGRELVILVGTKKALAIGVQNDKTRKRYTYLKYRLMQS; encoded by the coding sequence ATGCCTGTTGCAATTCAGCATTATATGCTCTTGCAGAGAAATCTTATTTACACTGGAATAACAAGGGGCAGGGAACTGGTTATCCTGGTAGGCACAAAAAAAGCCCTGGCAATCGGGGTGCAAAATGATAAAACCAGGAAACGTTATACTTATTTAAAATACAGACTGATGCAGAGTTAA
- the hutI gene encoding imidazolonepropionase translates to MITKLFYNASIYTPVDHGSPAAGLAQSEIKHFEHGAVLVKNGMIADIGEENKVISRTGSEKIHQKIDCKGRCFIPGFVDPHTHMCFARTREGEFEQRIQGIPYLEILKQGGGILSSVRAVAQADEDELFEVTIKNMLSALKTGTTTLEIKSGYGLDTENELKMLRVIKKVAEHTPLDVVPTFLGAHAVPLEYIDNPDAFVNLVVDEMLPAVKDQGIAEYCDVFCEQGVFSLSQSRKILKASQGLGLGIKIHADEVNDLGGGGLAAELGAVSADHLLAVSTENIDKMAKAGVIATLLPATAYSLRKPCARAKHMIERGLAVALATDCNPGSSYTWSMPFIFGLAVMNMGLSPAQALTASTLNSAYVLGMEKQAGSLDKGKQADFLMLEGKTPSILAYNAGGCPVKAVYKLGEPVSLN, encoded by the coding sequence ATGATAACAAAACTATTTTACAATGCTTCTATTTACACGCCTGTTGATCATGGAAGTCCGGCAGCAGGTCTGGCGCAGTCCGAGATAAAACATTTTGAACATGGAGCAGTCCTTGTCAAAAACGGCATGATTGCAGATATTGGAGAAGAAAACAAAGTAATATCAAGAACCGGCAGTGAAAAAATTCATCAAAAGATTGACTGCAAAGGCAGATGCTTTATTCCAGGGTTTGTTGATCCCCATACCCATATGTGTTTTGCCAGGACAAGGGAAGGTGAATTTGAGCAGAGAATACAGGGAATTCCTTACCTGGAAATATTAAAACAAGGCGGGGGCATACTTTCTTCGGTGCGTGCAGTTGCCCAGGCTGATGAAGATGAATTGTTTGAAGTTACAATAAAAAACATGTTATCGGCACTTAAAACCGGAACCACGACCCTTGAAATCAAAAGCGGTTACGGGCTTGATACTGAAAATGAACTAAAGATGCTCAGGGTAATTAAAAAAGTTGCTGAACACACCCCGTTAGATGTTGTTCCCACTTTTCTCGGTGCCCATGCCGTACCGCTTGAATATATTGATAATCCTGATGCTTTTGTAAACCTGGTTGTTGATGAAATGCTGCCGGCAGTAAAAGACCAGGGTATTGCAGAATACTGCGATGTATTCTGCGAACAAGGGGTATTTTCCCTTTCACAAAGCAGGAAAATTCTAAAGGCTTCACAGGGGCTTGGGCTTGGAATAAAAATTCATGCTGACGAGGTTAATGATCTTGGCGGAGGCGGGCTTGCAGCAGAACTTGGTGCGGTTTCAGCAGATCATCTCCTGGCTGTAAGCACTGAAAATATTGATAAAATGGCAAAGGCAGGGGTTATTGCAACTCTTCTTCCTGCAACAGCTTACAGTCTGCGCAAGCCCTGTGCCCGTGCAAAACATATGATTGAAAGGGGGCTGGCAGTTGCTTTGGCAACAGACTGCAATCCGGGTTCAAGCTATACCTGGTCAATGCCTTTTATTTTCGGGCTGGCTGTTATGAACATGGGGCTTTCTCCTGCCCAGGCTTTAACAGCCTCAACCCTGAATTCTGCTTATGTACTTGGAATGGAAAAACAGGCAGGAAGTCTTGACAAAGGAAAGCAGGCTGATTTTCTCATGCTGGAAGGCAAAACACCTTCAATTTTGGCATATAATGCAGGGGGTTGTCCTGTGAAGGCTGTTTATAAACTCGGTGAACCTGTAAGTCTGAATTAA
- a CDS encoding NifB/NifX family molybdenum-iron cluster-binding protein — translation MKLAITVWEDRISPLFDASQKLLVAEIRNAKVCSRQYQSFQPGIPLKQAGRLRELEVDVLICGAISEMPSTMINSYGISLIPFITGKVEEVLNAYIDNTLNKPEHHMPGCRFRCGRHGARQHGHNHTRKRRCKSVNKDL, via the coding sequence ATGAAACTGGCGATTACGGTCTGGGAAGACCGGATTTCCCCGCTTTTCGATGCTTCACAAAAGCTTCTTGTGGCGGAGATAAGAAATGCAAAGGTTTGCAGCAGGCAGTATCAGTCGTTTCAACCTGGAATACCTTTGAAACAGGCTGGCAGGCTGCGCGAACTGGAGGTAGATGTTCTGATCTGCGGGGCTATTTCAGAAATGCCGTCAACAATGATTAATTCATATGGAATCAGCCTGATTCCATTTATCACCGGCAAGGTTGAAGAAGTATTAAATGCCTATATTGATAATACATTAAATAAACCTGAACATCATATGCCAGGCTGCAGGTTCAGGTGCGGCAGGCATGGGGCACGACAGCACGGACACAACCATACCAGGAAAAGAAGATGCAAATCTGTAAACAAGGATCTATAA
- a CDS encoding HsdM family class I SAM-dependent methyltransferase, which produces MGNLKEIFEKLHFKPETGLVFCDNPKVEHTGELYHIQEKAKKLKAAAVLFRRKYNENKIIDSKPVVYIYEKEELFSEKDHEDHKDLHAKIWSAGDIDVYFIVSKTRIDIFNARKPAEVKPEQKLSLENLCLVSEALEKFNDQRFSAMVFGRGIFWEQEDFNNHFKEEDAPFHRLLAYLMSARKYLRAKPKGLSGTTIDKFLIVCILVKFLEGIKDDNGKHTLRAIYKKQKVKDFPEALLKGRCISVLDELAGEFNGSIFNCFKIEEKKEIEQTDLKPVSDFLEAKLDIAQNQYFLWEQYSFHHLPVELISSIYENFLQKEDSKREKGIIYTPPFLVNFLIDEVMPLDKAEIYFSQNQFKVFDPSCGSGVFLVAAYKRMLQWWSINQYKKTQEIKFPDKKICQQILENNIFGVDIHNTAALITVFSLTIALLDKLEPKQIWTNLKLNGLQDNIQTQDFFEWAAGAKNRGSEFDLVIGNPPFNDEKGRSSHQIDPELVSKIGFKHPKVPGNKFALQFFEGGMALGKKVFLIIPSNVLLYNKNAQTYREQIFKNFTIEQIFDFTHLRRVLFGSVDTPVCAVLADSRESNGNAIEHTVVKRVLSSEKKIAFEIDHYDCHVVPHDWAIDGAKQFIWKTNLLGGGRLFHFIYRLSLLPTLKNFIASQTGWKETRGFEGGTNLAEKDQDRIIDIMENSDPVIEKNVEIYSDKLKDRFMYEPPFMIIDQIFGKNCLSVCFIPKDNNFTTKPYLYYNRDFIGISVPLEDEITLKEISDFILLKKFENQLNYQLYVLAVSSSSLVLKETGINKSDILSIPYSIDNKECLKLSKTEKILQDDVLKYYVHLGKAISKKGDGRILHEKVSKKQLEKFGKIFCSIVNPMHAENEMSWQIGDVYQTEKAFIIYQFIFGAKKQVKPFGVKKISIGDLDKQLNNILFNDKENSSAIFTRVTRIYGSQDDYDYLILIKPAAARYWLNSIAVRDADETVLDYYEAGY; this is translated from the coding sequence ATGGGTAATTTAAAAGAAATTTTTGAAAAATTACACTTTAAACCTGAAACCGGGCTTGTTTTTTGCGATAATCCAAAAGTCGAGCATACCGGTGAACTTTACCATATTCAGGAAAAAGCAAAAAAATTAAAAGCTGCGGCTGTTTTATTTCGCAGAAAATACAATGAAAATAAAATAATAGACTCAAAGCCAGTTGTTTATATTTATGAAAAAGAAGAGTTATTTTCTGAAAAAGATCATGAAGATCATAAAGATTTACACGCAAAAATCTGGAGTGCAGGAGACATTGATGTCTATTTTATAGTATCAAAAACAAGGATAGATATTTTTAATGCCCGCAAGCCTGCGGAAGTCAAACCAGAACAGAAACTAAGTTTAGAAAATTTATGTTTGGTTAGTGAAGCCCTGGAAAAATTCAATGATCAGCGTTTTTCCGCAATGGTGTTTGGCAGGGGAATTTTTTGGGAGCAGGAGGATTTTAATAATCATTTTAAAGAAGAAGACGCACCTTTTCATCGGCTTTTGGCATATCTGATGTCTGCCCGTAAATATTTAAGAGCAAAGCCTAAAGGTCTTTCAGGGACTACAATTGACAAGTTTTTGATTGTCTGTATTTTGGTAAAATTTCTGGAAGGCATTAAGGATGATAATGGAAAGCATACTTTAAGAGCTATCTATAAAAAACAAAAGGTAAAAGATTTTCCAGAGGCTCTATTAAAAGGCAGATGTATATCTGTTTTGGATGAGTTAGCCGGAGAATTTAACGGAAGCATATTTAATTGTTTTAAAATTGAAGAAAAAAAAGAAATTGAACAAACTGATCTAAAACCTGTGTCTGATTTTTTAGAAGCCAAACTTGATATAGCCCAAAATCAGTATTTTCTTTGGGAACAATACAGCTTTCATCATTTGCCAGTAGAACTTATAAGCTCTATTTATGAAAATTTTTTACAAAAAGAAGATAGCAAAAGAGAAAAAGGAATAATTTATACACCTCCGTTCCTGGTAAATTTTCTTATTGATGAAGTTATGCCTTTGGACAAAGCAGAGATATACTTTTCCCAGAATCAATTCAAAGTGTTTGATCCAAGCTGTGGTTCTGGTGTTTTTCTCGTGGCTGCCTACAAACGGATGTTGCAATGGTGGTCAATTAATCAATATAAAAAAACACAGGAGATTAAATTTCCTGATAAGAAAATCTGCCAGCAAATCCTGGAAAATAATATTTTTGGTGTTGATATTCATAACACTGCTGCGCTTATTACTGTTTTCAGCCTGACGATTGCCTTGCTGGATAAGCTTGAACCTAAACAAATTTGGACAAATTTAAAATTAAACGGTTTGCAGGACAATATTCAGACTCAGGATTTTTTTGAATGGGCTGCCGGTGCCAAAAATAGAGGCAGTGAATTTGATTTGGTAATCGGGAATCCGCCGTTTAATGATGAAAAAGGAAGAAGCAGTCATCAAATTGATCCTGAATTAGTTTCAAAAATTGGTTTTAAACATCCAAAAGTACCAGGAAATAAATTCGCTTTGCAGTTTTTTGAGGGAGGAATGGCTTTAGGTAAAAAAGTTTTCCTAATTATTCCTTCAAATGTACTGCTGTACAATAAAAATGCTCAAACATACCGGGAACAAATCTTCAAAAATTTTACAATTGAGCAAATTTTTGATTTTACACATTTAAGACGTGTATTATTTGGCAGTGTTGATACACCTGTTTGTGCTGTTCTGGCAGATTCAAGAGAAAGCAATGGTAATGCAATAGAACATACGGTTGTTAAACGTGTCCTTTCTTCTGAAAAAAAAATAGCTTTTGAAATAGATCATTATGACTGTCACGTTGTACCCCATGACTGGGCAATTGATGGCGCAAAACAATTCATCTGGAAAACCAACTTATTGGGAGGTGGCAGGTTATTTCATTTTATTTATCGTTTGAGCTTATTACCAACATTGAAGAATTTCATTGCTTCACAAACTGGTTGGAAAGAAACAAGAGGTTTTGAAGGTGGAACAAACTTAGCAGAAAAAGATCAAGATAGAATTATAGATATAATGGAAAATAGTGATCCTGTTATAGAAAAAAACGTTGAAATTTATTCTGATAAACTAAAAGATCGGTTTATGTATGAACCACCTTTTATGATTATTGATCAGATTTTTGGGAAAAATTGCTTATCCGTTTGTTTTATTCCTAAAGATAATAATTTTACAACAAAGCCATATTTATATTATAATCGTGATTTTATTGGTATCAGCGTACCGTTAGAAGATGAGATTACACTGAAAGAAATTTCTGATTTTATTCTGCTCAAAAAATTTGAAAATCAATTAAATTACCAGCTTTATGTGTTAGCTGTCAGCAGCAGTTCTTTGGTATTAAAAGAAACTGGTATTAATAAATCAGATATATTGTCTATACCATATTCCATAGATAATAAAGAATGCCTAAAACTTTCCAAAACAGAAAAAATATTACAAGATGATGTATTAAAATATTATGTTCATTTAGGCAAGGCTATCAGCAAAAAAGGAGATGGCCGGATACTCCATGAGAAAGTAAGTAAAAAACAGCTTGAAAAATTCGGTAAAATTTTTTGCAGTATTGTTAATCCTATGCACGCTGAAAATGAAATGTCCTGGCAGATTGGAGATGTTTATCAAACCGAAAAAGCATTTATTATCTATCAATTCATTTTCGGTGCAAAAAAACAAGTAAAGCCATTTGGGGTAAAAAAAATATCTATTGGTGATTTAGATAAACAACTGAACAACATTCTGTTCAACGACAAAGAAAACAGTTCTGCCATTTTTACCAGGGTTACACGTATTTACGGTAGTCAAGATGATTATGATTATCTCATTTTGATAAAACCGGCCGCAGCACGCTATTGGCTCAATTCAATAGCTGTGCGCGATGCAGATGAAACTGTCTTAGACTATTATGAAGCCGGATATTAA
- a CDS encoding CGGC domain-containing protein yields the protein MEKILIVGCKKSMDDVCIACSRCMVGFNRREGEFSRYKDTDAELIGILNCGDCPGAAVVTRLAQFNLWNNLMNEKPTKIHIAPCIKDHCPYKETLMGKIKAKAGIEVIEGTHPYLPNNIFA from the coding sequence ATGGAAAAGATATTGATAGTGGGCTGTAAAAAGTCAATGGATGATGTGTGTATAGCATGTTCAAGATGTATGGTAGGATTCAACCGCAGAGAAGGTGAATTCAGCCGTTACAAGGATACTGATGCTGAACTTATAGGGATTTTAAACTGTGGAGACTGCCCAGGAGCTGCAGTTGTTACCAGACTTGCCCAGTTTAATCTCTGGAATAATCTTATGAACGAGAAGCCCACAAAGATTCATATTGCCCCGTGTATTAAAGATCACTGTCCCTACAAAGAAACTCTTATGGGTAAAATCAAGGCCAAAGCCGGAATAGAAGTGATTGAAGGAACCCATCCTTATCTCCCGAACAATATTTTTGCATAA